The genomic stretch caggactcttggcaagcttttgaggtagagttctcacacctgtgcttaaccaattatatgttagtcactaagggtcttcaagacatgtatccaATCACGATATgtcaaattgctgtaggtgtgtgtaagcaatagcatataaggagttaatgcttttcaataaatggcttttgtctgatcatactgatctctgactgagtccattcctttacacctgaggtttaactgccaggcctagctAGCTAGaacggtgacagcaaagtctgcaggttGTAGGTTTTATAAGACACAtattagttttaccctactgatgatgtgttgttgcaatactaatcctgctcagtacgagAGGAACCACAGGTTCAGATCGCTGGTGCGTGCGCTTGGCTGAGGAACCACTGGCGCGAGGCTACCATCTGCaggcttatgactgaatgcTTCAAAGTCAGAATCCTGCCTAGATGTGGCGATATCCAATTGCCGCCAGTGCCTCAGTGGGCTCACGATAGCGGTCGCTGGAGATAGACCCAGGAAattacagtcttgctcagaactcaggagaaggaaaactcctatcttcaaacccaggctgatggagcccgtctagccttgtatggtcttccatctaagagaaggaccaataataataatgataagggaaataacaagggaagagaatgcaataCCACCCAGCCCGACCGAGCAGTGAACCCACCCTTCCAGGCAACTCCTAGTTACATcccaggcatgacatgctgtggcatggaataactctttggctagtttgggtcaggtgtcctgtctttgcttcctcctgacttcctctcctccctggcagagcatgagactcacaaagtccttggtcagattaaacatttgagcagtaactgaaaacatcagttttatcagtgctgtttccaggccaaaagtcaaaaccacagcactgcaccagctactaagaaggagaaaaatgactgctgctgctgaacccaggacagtatccaccccttattccataccattcatgtcatgctcagatcccacattttcaatataccatggctcttacatatatacatctgcatacacacacagacagagagagatcattccttagtgcatggatCAATTCCTATAAAGCtgttgagtccatttggtccatgatggCAGGTTCCATTTCTCGTAACAGTGTTTTGGGGCAGGAGAaactgtgtgcagtgttggatcgTTGCCTGATGATGCTGATCATTCCTCTGCCACAGAACTCGTCTGGTTCtttcaaagttcattctctgttgggatgataGGGCACTGCCAGCAGTGACATTGGCAAGATCTGAGGCTGGGGTGGGGTAAGAAGTGGGAATTGCAAAGGTTTGACAGTGAACCGACTGTGCCAAGCCCTGTGGCAAGGGCGGGGATGCATCTGCTGAGTGCCCCAGGCATGGCAACAGCCCAGGAGGAGTGTGGAGACCTGGGTGCCGGtgcctccccctccccagggACCTACCAAAGATGAAGTTGTCAGGGCGGAAGAGGTGGCCAAAGGCACCGGAGCGCACACTGTCCATCGTCCCTGGCTCCAGGTCCACCAGGATGGCGCGAGGCACATACTTGTGAGCTGCGAGAAAGCCTATGCTGGGGGCAggacctgctgctgcccccacCCACCCTGTGGGGTCCCATGAGGCTGGGTGCTCACTTCCCTCCCCAAACATAGTAAGGATTCCACAGGGATGGGTGCAcagcctcccccccccaaaccacaGGGATCCATGGGTGGGGGTGCAAGTgtcccttcccccccacccaCAAGGGCTGGATACATGTATCTTGCATGTACTTGTCGTCGTGTCCCgtgtccccctcccctccccgaAGACCTGGGTCCTGCTAGTATTGGGGGGGAAGGGATAGGGGCTTTCCCCACCAGACCCAGGGTGGGGGTGCTGGGCTGCCCTGCCCGGGGGATATCCCGGGGGAGATGTGTGTCGCTTACAAGAGGCCTCATTGTAGTAGACGCTGATGCGTTCCAGCTGCAGGTCCGAGTCACCCATGTAGTTGCCGCTGGGGTCGATGCCGTGCTCGTCGCTGATCACCTCCCAGAACTAGAGGGGACAGGGCTCAGCGGTGGTGGGGCACCAGGTATGGGGGGAGGGGCACAGGGACCCGGAGGACCTCTCatcatcacacacacaccccaccaaCCCGCCGGACAGGGCGGGGCGCCCCATGGCAAGAAGGATGGACCAGGCGCTATCGGCAGTGCTGAAGGGCAGACacgggggggaagggaaggggctGGTGTGGGGCGGGGCCCTTTGTCCACCCACTGCGGCGGGAGCGGAGGACAAGTAGTAGTGTGCAGAATGGTCTTTGTCCACCGCCCGGCTCCGCAGCGGCAGGGCCGCTGTTACCTTGGCGCCGATCTGGTTGCCGCATTGCCCCGCCTGAATGTGGACAATCTCCCTCATGGTGCTGCCGGGCCGGAGCAGAATGGGATGGAAATGAGACGTGGACCAGGAGCGGTACCGGGAGCACAGAAACTAGTCCTACCGCCGTCGCTTCCTTTATAGGCGCCTCGAGCTGCACCGGGCCGGGCGCTGACGTCACCGCCGCCCCGCAGCCAATCGGCGGCCGCCGCCGCAACGCTGCAACAGCCCTGCGGCACCGGCaccgcccctcccccctccactCGGCACAGGGACCTCGGCACTGCGGGCACGGGCGGGGACATCCCGGTCCCCCCGGGGCAGAGGGACCTCGGTACCCACAGGAGGGGAGAGCACGACACGAACAGGGACCATTCGGGAGCGGCGAGAGAATCCCGGGGCGGCGGCGGTGGGTGGGGGAGTGACACCCCCCAAAGCGTGTCCTGCTGCGGGGGGGCCGCCCCAGGGGTCCTGGGCGCCAGGAGCCCCACCCCGGGGCCGGGTCGagcggtggtggtggtgggcGCGGCCTGAGAACAAAGGCCGCGGTGAGGGGCGCTTTGTCTGGGCTGTGCCACTCTGGCCGCCGCCCCCCCGCCCGGTGCAGCCTCGGGGCCGGTGCAGGAGGCAACCAGGAGCAATAGAACTTGAAAAAGACGGTGGGGCCGGGAAGTGGTCCCTGGGAGCTGCACGGCAGTGCCAGCCACGGCATCACTGTAAACAGCCTTTATGGGAAACCGCAAGCCCCTCAGCCTGGATTGGGCGACAGAGTGGGATGCCCCGCGGTGCATCCCATCGCATCCGTTCATCCTGTAGCAGGGTTGCTGTGCCATTACTGGTGTCCCACGCCCTACCAGGAGCACAGAACCACCTCCCACAGAGTCCACCGGAGCTCCTGGCTACAGAACGTGTAGATGAGGGGATCAGTCACAGAGTTGCAGAtgatgaggatgaggaagaggtTGAAGTAGCTGAAAAAGCAGGTGCAGAAGGGGTTGGTGGCGCAGGTGACgatgtgaaatatacaggactgattcgtgtcaggaatttaggcgtccttgtcgccattgcactttgtgtgaaaccagccctcctttgtgaccgtgattatcataagtgctcctgtcaataaggagaaacaaaggggataatctctcctaaacaatcgctttgtttttcaaagggggcttccgtttaacggtttgactggcctaaggaggttagataaccaagagatacattttgttacaggatgttgcaaacttgggtactaggcaaataaccatataaggtatagaacaaaatgttaagactacggttaagcttgtaagcatttttctgttaatacattactaagaaaattcagcaacgtcttcaccggagaaagaccccagcaaacaagaaaagaacaaagggaaggggccacgtcgacattcgggtaaagaagacaacaggattggctaaaacccaagactgagaagtataagagactgtactccaaagatcccggtgtgcgttgctggtggagcggagactcccctgcgcacccagcactatttgcttattgcctctcttaaatttctaatcaattgtgaataaaatcaatttggacaaaacccggtttgcggtaaatttttataacaacGATGAGGATGaggtggaagaagaaagggCCCCAGCAGATGAAGATGCCCAGGAGGATGGTGAGGGTGACAGCTCCcttgaggctgctgctgcagtagatgatgagctgcttctgctggctgGAGATGCTGTGGAGATGGTGGCGGGCCAGGGCAAACATGTGGATATAGAGCACGAGCATGAGGACCAgcatgaagaggaagaagctgaTGAGGCAGAGGAGGATGGTGGTGTTGTGGTAGTATGTGATGAATATGGTGCTGGAGACCATGCTGTCCAGCCAGATGCTAGCCATGGTTACCATGGCCTGTTGCAGCCTCCTGATGCTGTGGTAGAACAGAGCATAGAAGATGGTGATGTATTGGTCCACAGCAATGGCCCccaggaaggagagggaggacACGACAGAGCTGCAGATGAGCATGTCGATGACTTTGTCCCTGTGGCAGACAATGCTGGTGTGGATCATCAGCATGTCATGCTCCATCAGCAGCATGAAGAGCATCTCTACCGGGTTGCTGAAGCTCACCAGCATGTCAGAGACAGCCAGGCAGCAGTAGTATATGGGCGAGTGCAGGTTCCTGTTCTTTGGGATGGCGGCCACCACCAGCAGGTTTTCCACCAGGCTCACCAGCCCCAGTGTGAGGAAGAGCTTGTTGGGGACGTTGAGCCACTGGCACCAGGCActgccagccccagccatgGCATTGCTCTGGTTGCCCTCGCTGGCATTCCAGGGCTCACGCAGCAGGCACAGGGGGGCCAGTGTCAACATGGCCCCTACCTCAGCCCTGGGGCCTCCCCACAGTACCCACACACCCTCTGAGTCCCTGTTGTGCTCCACCAGCACTACTGTGGTGCCCAGCAGCAAGGCCGAGGGGATGCAGAGGAATTGGGGATGGGGGGTTCCCACCACCTGCCCACCAGGACCTTGGTGTCCCAGCCACCTCCTTGTCGGCCCTGCCCAGTGTCCCGCAGCCACACATCCACTGGGCTGGGGTGTTGAAGAAGAAAGGgccctttctcttccccactTTAAAGCTGGCTCCCATGGCTCCTCCTCCCAAGGAGGGTGGGCACCTGCATGATGGTGGCACCCCAGCAGCAAGGGGAACCGCTGCagaggctggggctgccagaccctcagcacagccctggggagcCATGGCCTTGGGGTCACCACATGCCCAGGGATCCTTGGGAGTCCACATAACCCCCAGGCCTTGATCCTTGGGCAGTGTGTGCCACAGGGGTCCTCTGCACCCTGGGGTCTGTGCTCCTTGGGATTCCCATGTGTCCTGGGgtcctgtgtgtgctggggggatCCCAGCATCCTGGGGGACCGTGTGTCTTGGGGTATCCATGCACCTTGGGGACCCCAGTAGGATCCTCCCCATTGCAGGAGCCAAGCTGCCCCTTCCAGTCTCCATCCCTACCACTGGCCTCACGGACATCACTGGCCTGGCCCTGGGGAAGATGTTTTGCCATGGGGCAGGCGATGGGTCTGATAGGGATTGTCAAAGGAACCATTAAATATGACACCACACCTATGCCCCAGCaaagcccagcaccagcaggagcCCTGGCGGGCTGTGGGACATGGGACCCATGTGGCCATCACCTGCCTTGGGTTGGTGTTGGTTCCGGGAGCCACacgcatctggaatattgcgtccagttctgggcccctcagttcaagaaggacagggaattgcttgaaagagtccaatgcagagccacaaagaagattaagggagtggaacacctcccttatgaggagaggc from Melopsittacus undulatus isolate bMelUnd1 chromosome W unlocalized genomic scaffold, bMelUnd1.mat.Z SUPER_W_unloc_4, whole genome shotgun sequence encodes the following:
- the LOC117438272 gene encoding tubulin beta-4 chain-like isoform X2 produces the protein MREIVHIQAGQCGNQIGAKFWEVISDEHGIDPSGNYMGDSDLQLERISVYYNEASSHKYVPRAILVDLEPGTMDSVRSGAFGHLFRPDNFIFENEL
- the LOC117438269 gene encoding melanocyte-stimulating hormone receptor, whose protein sequence is MLTLAPLCLLREPWNASEGNQSNAMAGAGSAWCQWLNVPNKLFLTLGLVSLVENLLVVAAIPKNRNLHSPIYYCCLAVSDMLVSFSNPVEMLFMLLMEHDMLMIHTSIVCHRDKVIDMLICSSVVSSLSFLGAIAVDQYITIFYALFYHSIRRLQQAMVTMASIWLDSMVSSTIFITYYHNTTILLCLISFFLFMLVLMLVLYIHMFALARHHLHSISSQQKQLIIYCSSSLKGAVTLTILLGIFICWGPFFFHLILIVTCATNPFCTCFFSYFNLFLILIICNSVTDPLIYTFCSQELRWTLWEVVLCSW
- the LOC117438272 gene encoding tubulin beta-4 chain-like isoform X1, producing MREIVHIQAGQCGNQIGAKFWEVISDEHGIDPSGNYMGDSDLQLERISVYYNEASSHKYVPRAILVDLEPGTMDSVRSGAFGHLFRPDNFIFASDLANVTAGSALSSQQRMNFERTRRVLWQRNDQHHQATIQHCTQFLLPQNTVTRNGTCHHGPNGLNSFIGIDPCTKE